In Desulfomonile tiedjei DSM 6799, a genomic segment contains:
- a CDS encoding IS701 family transposase, giving the protein MKRSIPDPFGIDEIHFRACFSAPSFRIFVALVVGWVLTMGKHTISQVILTMRLHESKHFASIYRFLGKGRWETDFVSYFVFRMLVETLIAEGIEILVVIDDTLNKHTGKKICGAGWQHDGSLPKHTKQKGYGVCFVIIGLAIRLPGISDRMFCLPYAARLWWPPKAKFNPKSLPYKTKPELGLDLINLTHSWLQEGERLRIVFDLGYCCDTILKARPKNVHITGRLRKDAALFAVLEPAPFTVMGRPRKRGARLPSLETMFQDPNLGWNEIRVFCYGKQTKLLIHQFTALWYHSAGQQPLSIVLCHDPAGHHANMVFFDTDPQAAPQQIIERYAARFSIEMTNRETKNLLGAAEPQCRKETSVTRAPMFAYWAYCFVVLWFVGQFVTAKNLVADPAPWYCRKKSFTFSDMLAAARRSHFSLRIYSKASRINKFEKLNGPRSTRGLDHARIAKL; this is encoded by the coding sequence TTGAAGAGATCTATACCAGATCCGTTCGGGATTGACGAGATTCATTTCAGAGCGTGTTTCAGCGCACCGAGTTTCCGTATCTTCGTTGCGCTGGTGGTCGGTTGGGTGCTCACTATGGGCAAGCACACTATCAGCCAGGTGATTCTGACCATGAGACTCCATGAATCCAAGCACTTCGCCAGCATCTACCGATTCCTCGGCAAGGGACGATGGGAGACTGACTTTGTCTCCTATTTCGTCTTCAGAATGTTGGTAGAAACGCTGATTGCAGAAGGGATCGAGATCCTTGTGGTGATTGACGACACCTTGAACAAGCACACTGGCAAGAAGATCTGTGGCGCGGGCTGGCAGCATGATGGTTCACTCCCAAAGCATACTAAGCAAAAGGGGTATGGAGTGTGCTTTGTCATCATAGGACTGGCGATTCGCCTTCCCGGCATCAGCGATCGCATGTTTTGTCTGCCATACGCTGCCCGCCTTTGGTGGCCGCCAAAGGCCAAGTTTAATCCCAAGAGCCTGCCCTACAAGACAAAACCCGAACTTGGATTGGATCTTATAAATCTGACTCATTCATGGCTCCAAGAGGGAGAAAGACTGAGAATTGTGTTCGACCTGGGATACTGCTGCGATACCATCCTCAAAGCACGACCCAAGAATGTGCACATTACAGGGAGGCTGAGAAAGGATGCAGCTTTGTTCGCTGTGCTGGAACCTGCTCCATTTACAGTGATGGGCAGACCTCGCAAGAGAGGCGCTCGACTGCCCTCCCTGGAAACGATGTTCCAGGACCCCAATCTGGGGTGGAATGAGATTAGGGTCTTCTGCTATGGAAAACAAACTAAGCTCCTGATACATCAGTTCACGGCGCTATGGTATCATAGCGCAGGGCAACAGCCTCTTTCGATCGTGTTGTGCCATGACCCGGCCGGCCACCATGCCAATATGGTGTTTTTCGATACGGACCCTCAGGCTGCACCACAGCAGATTATCGAGCGCTACGCTGCACGCTTTAGCATTGAGATGACCAATCGAGAGACCAAGAACCTCCTGGGTGCGGCTGAACCTCAGTGTCGGAAAGAGACCTCGGTAACCCGTGCCCCTATGTTTGCTTACTGGGCCTACTGCTTTGTAGTGCTTTGGTTCGTTGGGCAATTCGTCACTGCAAAGAACCTCGTTGCCGACCCGGCTCCCTGGTACTGCCGGAAAAAGTCGTTCACCTTTTCAGACATGCTGGCAGCAGCTCGAAGGAGTCATTTCTCGCTGAGAATTTATTCGAAAGCCAGCCGAATCAATAAGTTCGAAAAACTCAACGGCCCGCGCTCCACGCGCGGACTCGACCATGCAAGAATCGCGAAACTATAG
- a CDS encoding B12-binding domain-containing radical SAM protein, with protein MKILLVNPRYPQTFWSFNKVLRMLGKKALLPPLGLITVAGLFPKEWDLRLVDMTIRDISEDEWANCDVVMITGMISQCAGILQTIRESKRRGKITVVGGPWVFHFPSDALEAGADIVVRGEAETAFLQLKKALEERSSGVVIEPERKADLTLTPIPRYDLLELHSYADMPVQFSSGCPFHCEFCDITLMFGRIVRTKSPEQILDELQILYNLGWRRSIFFVDDNFIGNMSRAKKLLKALIPWMRQRRNPFAFYTQASVNLAADADLLDLMVQAGFYRVFLGIETPDEESLRLAKKFQNAAADLDQVCNSITRAGLQIIAGCIIGFDGEKAGADRQLIAFAGRNSIPEMFVTMLQAGPGTDLWHRLKRENRLFESAYDENLGSQTGLMNFTPTRPMEEIVREFTDLYDELYTPEAFLDRLFKHFSLMETVPPVQDGGLPYLGEIRAVVITLIRQGILYPSRWKFWKYLLLAIMKFPKRFRHFLASCITAEHYFEYRRTIRKLVQNSLATHRKTEAEYGHSSVATKKIVAKEA; from the coding sequence ATGAAAATATTGCTTGTCAATCCGAGATATCCTCAGACCTTTTGGTCATTTAACAAAGTCCTTAGAATGTTGGGAAAGAAAGCCCTTCTTCCCCCGCTGGGTCTCATTACGGTTGCCGGCCTGTTTCCGAAGGAATGGGATCTTCGCCTCGTTGATATGACAATAAGGGATATATCTGAAGATGAATGGGCAAACTGCGACGTCGTCATGATAACAGGCATGATTTCGCAATGCGCGGGCATACTGCAAACCATTCGTGAGTCAAAAAGGAGAGGAAAGATTACCGTGGTCGGAGGGCCCTGGGTTTTTCATTTTCCTTCGGATGCTCTTGAGGCGGGCGCGGATATTGTCGTGAGGGGGGAAGCGGAAACAGCATTTCTTCAACTGAAGAAAGCATTGGAAGAACGAAGCTCGGGGGTCGTTATCGAACCAGAGAGGAAAGCAGATTTGACCCTCACTCCCATCCCTCGGTACGATCTCCTGGAACTCCATAGTTACGCGGATATGCCGGTGCAATTTTCCAGTGGCTGCCCTTTTCATTGTGAGTTTTGCGATATTACCCTCATGTTCGGCAGAATTGTCCGTACAAAATCGCCGGAACAAATTCTGGATGAATTGCAGATTCTGTACAATCTGGGATGGCGGCGTTCCATTTTCTTTGTAGATGACAATTTCATTGGAAACATGAGCCGGGCGAAAAAGTTGCTCAAGGCGCTTATACCGTGGATGAGACAGCGACGAAATCCTTTCGCATTCTACACCCAGGCTTCTGTCAATCTTGCCGCAGATGCCGATTTGTTGGACCTCATGGTTCAGGCGGGGTTTTATAGGGTTTTTCTCGGCATAGAGACTCCTGATGAAGAGAGTCTCCGGCTTGCCAAGAAATTCCAGAACGCGGCTGCCGACCTGGACCAGGTATGCAACTCGATTACTCGGGCCGGGCTCCAGATAATTGCCGGTTGCATCATCGGATTTGACGGAGAAAAAGCAGGTGCAGATCGACAACTCATAGCATTTGCCGGCAGAAACAGCATCCCGGAGATGTTCGTCACTATGCTTCAAGCCGGTCCGGGAACCGATCTCTGGCATCGACTCAAGCGTGAAAACCGTCTTTTTGAATCAGCTTACGACGAAAATCTCGGAAGTCAAACCGGCCTGATGAATTTTACCCCAACGCGTCCAATGGAAGAAATCGTTCGCGAGTTTACGGATCTTTACGATGAACTCTACACTCCCGAAGCTTTCCTGGATCGACTTTTCAAGCATTTTTCTCTCATGGAGACAGTCCCCCCGGTTCAGGATGGCGGACTGCCGTACTTGGGGGAGATCCGGGCCGTGGTTATCACGCTTATTCGACAGGGAATCTTGTATCCTTCACGATGGAAGTTCTGGAAATACCTGCTTCTCGCAATCATGAAGTTCCCCAAGCGTTTCAGACATTTTCTGGCATCCTGCATAACCGCCGAACACTATTTCGAATATCGCCGGACCATACGAAAATTGGTACAGAATTCCCTTGCAACTCATAGAAAGACTGAGGCGGAGTATGGTCACTCTTCCGTTGCCACAAAAAAGATCGTCGCAAAAGAGGCGTGA
- a CDS encoding VIT domain-containing protein, with amino-acid sequence MIKFKFLSIFALFILNCATVLAGEAHAAAPGQGALTIIDRSGKAGEGCPLEHTSVKVDVSGFLARVTVRQIFRNPQREKIEAVYTFPLSSEGAVNSMVMRMGERVIKGEVKRREEARAMYEAAKSRGNVASLLDQERPNIFTQSVANIMPGERVEIEIQYSEVLSYDDGAFKFVFPMVVGPRFIPGARTGKQGTGRSPDTTQVRDASLITPPVAPAGTRAGHDVDLTLTLKAGIPIHSIKSELHEIHLQRDGTDRATVSLKNKDEIPNRDFVLSYTVAGDDVRSGILSHKEGKNGYVTIVMVPPKKIAPDKISPKEMIFVIDCSGSQEGKPLEKAKDTMRYIIDRMNPDDTFNIVDFNSGARMLFDEARKNTEQNRAKALTYLSSLEARGGTWMGPAVEKICSMPPQSNRLRIVTFMTDGYVGNDFEIISLVKKCRDKSRWFPFGTGNSVNRFLLDRMAGVGGGEPEYILLNSPGEEIAKKFYQRIAAPVLTDITLQQEGVALEDVFPKSLIDLWSHKPLIFKARYKSAGRGAITIKGFAAGKPYTQTLHVDLPEKETANPSLGSLWARAKVDDLMSRDWFSVQQGTPDKELKEEIVRVALEHQIMTQYTSFVAVEETTVTIGGQPIRVAVPVELPDGVSREGIFGEQSAAPVSGTAMAYRPNSPVLAGAVAKAVPVHRRLEGDMRVLEKEEDSRQSDATTRNFPAPVKEKEDEKLNPALMELVDFLRAHGKESLGRYKKLALENGKLTVLVWLNENSDTTLGKLRTVGLEILFVSAGKSVIGFISAENLEHLAAIPEVRRVEQPKAAAGVSSSDRKGGF; translated from the coding sequence ATGATAAAATTCAAGTTCCTGTCGATCTTTGCTCTATTCATTCTCAATTGCGCGACCGTGCTGGCGGGTGAGGCTCATGCTGCCGCGCCCGGACAGGGCGCTCTGACAATCATCGATCGGAGCGGGAAGGCTGGAGAAGGTTGCCCCCTGGAACATACGTCTGTAAAGGTGGACGTTTCAGGGTTTCTGGCGAGAGTGACTGTCAGGCAGATATTCCGTAATCCTCAGCGTGAAAAGATCGAGGCGGTGTACACGTTCCCTCTTTCTTCGGAGGGAGCGGTAAACAGCATGGTCATGAGAATGGGGGAACGCGTCATTAAAGGGGAAGTAAAACGGCGCGAGGAAGCCAGAGCCATGTACGAAGCTGCAAAGTCACGCGGAAATGTTGCTTCTTTATTGGACCAGGAGCGCCCGAATATTTTTACCCAGTCCGTGGCGAACATCATGCCGGGAGAGAGAGTCGAGATAGAAATTCAATACTCTGAGGTTCTCTCGTACGATGACGGTGCCTTCAAGTTCGTGTTTCCCATGGTTGTTGGGCCGCGGTTCATCCCTGGGGCTCGGACTGGGAAGCAGGGCACCGGACGGTCGCCGGACACCACGCAGGTCCGTGATGCAAGTCTGATCACTCCTCCTGTTGCGCCAGCGGGAACGCGGGCAGGTCATGACGTCGATCTCACCCTCACTCTGAAAGCAGGAATTCCCATCCATTCAATAAAGTCGGAACTGCACGAGATACATCTGCAACGAGACGGGACCGATCGCGCAACGGTGTCCCTGAAGAACAAGGATGAAATCCCAAATAGGGATTTTGTGCTCTCGTACACTGTGGCAGGTGATGACGTACGCTCCGGCATCCTGAGCCACAAGGAAGGAAAAAACGGATACGTAACGATCGTCATGGTACCGCCCAAGAAGATCGCCCCTGATAAAATCTCGCCCAAGGAGATGATTTTTGTCATCGATTGCTCTGGCTCCCAGGAAGGGAAACCTCTGGAGAAGGCAAAAGACACGATGCGGTACATTATCGATCGGATGAACCCCGATGACACTTTTAATATCGTGGACTTCAATTCAGGTGCGCGTATGCTCTTTGATGAGGCTCGGAAGAACACCGAACAGAACCGCGCAAAGGCGCTCACCTATCTATCGAGCCTGGAAGCTCGCGGCGGAACCTGGATGGGGCCTGCTGTGGAAAAGATCTGCAGCATGCCCCCCCAGTCGAACCGACTTCGGATCGTTACTTTCATGACAGACGGCTATGTGGGAAACGATTTCGAAATCATCTCCCTCGTGAAAAAATGCAGAGATAAGAGCCGCTGGTTTCCCTTCGGGACCGGAAATTCTGTGAACCGGTTTCTTCTGGATCGCATGGCCGGTGTGGGGGGCGGAGAGCCGGAATACATTCTTCTGAACAGCCCTGGAGAGGAAATAGCAAAGAAATTTTACCAACGCATTGCCGCACCGGTGTTGACCGACATCACCCTCCAGCAAGAAGGCGTAGCTCTGGAGGACGTATTTCCGAAGTCCTTGATCGACTTGTGGTCTCACAAGCCTCTGATTTTCAAGGCCCGCTATAAATCCGCAGGAAGAGGAGCAATTACCATAAAGGGATTTGCTGCCGGGAAGCCTTATACACAGACTCTTCATGTGGATTTGCCGGAAAAAGAGACAGCCAATCCTTCTCTGGGATCTCTATGGGCTCGTGCGAAAGTGGACGATCTGATGAGCCGCGATTGGTTCAGTGTTCAACAAGGCACCCCTGATAAGGAACTCAAGGAAGAGATCGTGCGCGTTGCTCTGGAACATCAAATAATGACCCAATACACAAGCTTCGTTGCTGTGGAGGAAACCACCGTTACTATTGGCGGTCAACCGATACGCGTAGCGGTACCTGTTGAACTACCGGACGGAGTCAGCAGGGAAGGCATATTCGGGGAACAGTCGGCCGCTCCGGTATCAGGTACCGCAATGGCGTATCGCCCAAACTCTCCTGTATTGGCAGGGGCGGTGGCAAAGGCAGTTCCAGTTCATCGCCGATTGGAAGGCGACATGCGTGTTTTGGAGAAAGAGGAAGACAGTCGCCAATCGGACGCTACGACAAGGAATTTTCCGGCTCCAGTGAAGGAGAAGGAAGATGAGAAATTAAATCCAGCTCTTATGGAACTGGTCGACTTTTTGAGAGCGCACGGGAAGGAATCCCTCGGCAGATATAAGAAGCTAGCGCTGGAGAACGGGAAGCTAACAGTGTTGGTATGGTTGAACGAAAACTCAGATACGACTCTGGGGAAGCTTAGAACAGTCGGGCTGGAGATCCTCTTCGTTTCTGCCGGGAAATCTGTCATTGGTTTCATTTCGGCAGAAAACCTGGAGCATCTTGCTGCGATTCCGGAAGTCAGACGTGTCGAACAGCCCAAGGCCGCCGCCGGGGTATCGTCCAGTGATAGGAAAGGGGGATTCTGA
- a CDS encoding gamma carbonic anhydrase family protein, giving the protein MIYEYRGIRPRLGKDVFLAPNVVVLGDVEIGDGSNIWFNSVVRGDVHWIKIGSHTNIQDLCMLHVTGGKYPLSLGNGVIVGHRAVLHGCTVHDNVLIGIGALVLDGAVIEEGAIIAAGAVVTPGTVIPADRVAMGTPARPTREPTEAEKAFHQINLSRYGEYGRNFDELVRTV; this is encoded by the coding sequence ATGATTTACGAATATCGAGGGATAAGACCGAGGCTCGGCAAAGACGTGTTCCTTGCACCAAATGTGGTGGTCCTGGGAGATGTGGAAATAGGCGACGGAAGTAACATCTGGTTTAACAGTGTTGTGAGGGGGGACGTTCACTGGATCAAAATCGGATCTCATACCAATATTCAAGATCTCTGCATGCTCCATGTGACTGGAGGCAAGTACCCGTTGTCATTAGGTAATGGAGTGATCGTCGGCCACAGGGCAGTCCTTCACGGATGTACTGTCCACGACAATGTGCTTATCGGTATAGGCGCGCTGGTTCTCGACGGCGCGGTAATAGAAGAAGGAGCAATTATCGCTGCTGGAGCGGTTGTTACTCCTGGTACCGTGATTCCTGCCGATCGGGTGGCCATGGGCACTCCAGCCCGTCCCACAAGGGAACCAACAGAAGCGGAAAAGGCTTTCCATCAAATCAACCTGTCCAGGTATGGCGAATACGGCCGAAACTTTGATGAACTGGTCCGCACTGTCTGA
- the rfbD gene encoding dTDP-4-dehydrorhamnose reductase, with the protein MEKLREPVLLVGYRGMLGTELLKILQEQSIQTVAVDLKEMDITSRDSVNCAFEEFHPAVVLNASGFTDVDGCESQVETAFAVNAEGPANLAAASAKTGAFLIHVSTDYVFDGTRREPYREDDPLNPLGVYGKSKAAGEIRVREIIPENHCIVRTQWLFGLHGKNFVDTIIRLSGERDVLTIVDDQIGSPTYAPDLAEALVTLARMRGRGTFHVTNSGITSWYGFAAKIVEMAGRSTVIEPMKSSELQRPAPRPLYSVLDNTRFLSLCGYAPREWTAALQAYLKERKDGIQ; encoded by the coding sequence ATGGAGAAACTGAGGGAACCCGTGCTCCTCGTGGGGTATAGAGGGATGTTGGGAACAGAACTGCTGAAGATACTTCAGGAGCAAAGCATACAGACTGTGGCAGTAGACTTGAAAGAAATGGACATTACCTCCCGGGACTCAGTGAATTGTGCATTTGAAGAGTTCCACCCTGCAGTGGTGTTGAATGCTTCCGGGTTTACCGATGTGGATGGCTGCGAAAGCCAAGTGGAAACAGCATTTGCCGTGAATGCCGAGGGGCCCGCGAACCTGGCAGCGGCTTCCGCGAAAACGGGAGCGTTTCTCATACACGTAAGCACCGATTATGTCTTTGACGGGACCCGTCGAGAGCCTTACCGGGAAGACGACCCCCTCAATCCTCTCGGTGTGTACGGCAAATCAAAAGCTGCCGGTGAGATTCGGGTGAGGGAAATTATTCCCGAAAATCATTGCATTGTGCGAACGCAATGGCTCTTTGGGTTGCATGGAAAGAATTTTGTGGATACCATAATCCGGTTGAGCGGGGAACGTGACGTGCTCACGATTGTAGACGATCAAATAGGCTCCCCGACATATGCACCGGATCTCGCTGAAGCTCTCGTCACGCTTGCACGCATGCGCGGCCGTGGCACATTTCATGTGACAAATTCGGGTATTACGAGCTGGTACGGTTTTGCCGCCAAAATAGTCGAGATGGCAGGACGCTCAACAGTTATCGAGCCCATGAAAAGCAGTGAGTTGCAGAGACCGGCTCCTCGGCCGTTGTATTCCGTGCTCGATAATACGCGGTTCCTCAGTCTTTGCGGCTATGCTCCGCGAGAATGGACAGCAGCATTGCAAGCTTATCTCAAGGAACGGAAAGACGGCATACAATGA
- the leuC gene encoding 3-isopropylmalate dehydratase large subunit, with the protein MGMTITEKILAAHADMSSVEPGQLISARVDIALANDITLPLALEPFREAGGTKVFDPAKVVVVLDHFNPAKDIASAQMLSKAREFARELGLIHFYDVGVMGIEHVLLPEQGLVVPGDLVVGADSHTCTYGALAAFSTGVGSTDFAAAMLTGKCWFKVPETMRFVLTGKPGPWVCGKDVILHIIGEIGVDGALYKSMEFSGEGVAELSMSDRFTISNMAIEAGAKNGIFPFDRATKDFADVHGSRPYVVQESDPDAVYEQTKTIDLGSLEPVVALPFLPSNVRPVSEVKGMKVDQVVIGSCTNGRIEDLRIAASILKGRKVAKGIRLIVIPATPQIMLQAISEGLVETILQAGGAVSTPTCGPCLGGYMGILAQGERAVSTTNRNFVGRMGHVESEVVLASPAVAAATAVQGSLGHPGDL; encoded by the coding sequence ATGGGAATGACCATAACCGAAAAAATCCTTGCAGCCCACGCTGACATGAGCAGCGTCGAACCGGGGCAACTGATTTCAGCTCGTGTCGATATAGCCTTGGCAAATGATATCACCTTGCCGCTTGCCCTTGAGCCGTTTCGAGAAGCAGGTGGAACCAAGGTGTTCGATCCGGCCAAAGTCGTAGTGGTGCTGGATCATTTTAATCCCGCGAAAGACATAGCTTCCGCCCAGATGTTGAGCAAAGCCAGAGAGTTTGCCCGGGAACTGGGATTAATCCATTTCTACGATGTGGGAGTAATGGGCATAGAACACGTGCTGCTGCCGGAACAGGGCCTTGTCGTCCCGGGGGATCTGGTTGTCGGCGCGGACAGCCATACGTGTACGTACGGTGCTTTGGCTGCATTTTCCACCGGAGTAGGGAGCACGGATTTCGCCGCGGCTATGCTAACCGGTAAATGCTGGTTCAAGGTTCCGGAAACCATGCGATTCGTGCTCACCGGCAAACCTGGTCCGTGGGTATGCGGCAAAGACGTCATCCTGCACATCATCGGAGAAATCGGTGTTGACGGGGCCTTGTATAAATCCATGGAATTTAGTGGCGAAGGCGTTGCTGAATTGAGCATGTCCGACAGGTTTACCATCTCCAATATGGCGATAGAGGCTGGAGCAAAGAACGGGATTTTTCCGTTCGATCGGGCAACGAAGGACTTTGCGGACGTTCACGGGTCACGGCCGTATGTTGTGCAGGAAAGCGACCCGGATGCCGTTTACGAACAGACGAAGACCATCGATTTAGGCTCCCTCGAACCCGTTGTTGCGCTGCCTTTCTTACCCTCCAATGTTCGGCCGGTTTCAGAAGTTAAAGGGATGAAAGTCGACCAGGTAGTCATCGGTTCTTGTACAAACGGCAGGATTGAAGATTTGCGAATAGCCGCTTCAATTTTGAAGGGCCGGAAGGTTGCCAAAGGAATACGTCTCATAGTCATACCTGCTACCCCGCAGATTATGTTGCAGGCTATATCGGAAGGACTTGTGGAGACCATTCTGCAGGCTGGCGGAGCGGTTTCAACTCCCACGTGCGGCCCCTGTCTCGGCGGCTATATGGGCATCCTTGCACAGGGCGAACGCGCCGTATCTACGACCAACCGAAACTTCGTAGGTCGCATGGGTCATGTGGAAAGTGAGGTTGTGCTCGCATCGCCTGCTGTAGCTGCTGCCACAGCAGTACAGGGTAGTCTGGGCCATCCTGGCGATCTTTAA
- the guaA gene encoding glutamine-hydrolyzing GMP synthase, whose protein sequence is MSATAYVLILDFGSQYTQLIARRVREAGVYSEIHPYNKGMEAISRNAPAAIVLSGGPASIYGQASPQLEKEILSAGVPILGICYGLQAIAHTLGGRVEPADDREYGRANLSYINPNSWLLEGIRPGAQVWMSHGDKVMMLPEGFEVTSSTEDTAFASFESPDHRICGVQFHPEVVHTPDGATILQNFLRKIAGLKPDWSMASFIETTCEHIRDRVGDAHVVAALSGGVDSSVMVVLLHKAIGDKLHPIFVNNGLLRKNEAQEVLSTFEDLGVQLDYVDAADRFLGQLRGVIDPEKKRKIIGQEFIRIFEEESARFPDVKFLAQGTLYPDVIESVSFKGGPSATIKTHHNVGGLPERMNLELIEPLRELFKDEVRSLGAELGIPDSILWRHPFPGPGLAVRILGEITPERVAVLQEADAIAIEEIRKAGLYRNIWQAFVVLLPVRSVGVMGDERTYEHVAALRAVEATDGMTADWYPIPHETLGVISNRIINEVRGINRVVYDISSKPPSTIEWE, encoded by the coding sequence TTGTCAGCTACAGCTTACGTGCTGATTCTCGATTTTGGTTCTCAGTACACGCAATTGATTGCGCGCCGCGTGCGAGAAGCCGGCGTGTACTCTGAAATACATCCCTATAACAAAGGAATGGAGGCTATTTCCCGGAATGCACCGGCCGCAATCGTGCTCTCGGGGGGACCGGCAAGCATATACGGTCAGGCCTCACCCCAATTGGAAAAAGAAATCCTGAGTGCCGGCGTACCGATTCTCGGTATCTGCTACGGATTGCAGGCGATAGCTCATACTCTGGGTGGCCGTGTCGAACCTGCGGACGACCGGGAATATGGAAGAGCCAATCTATCGTACATTAATCCGAATTCCTGGTTGCTGGAGGGGATCCGCCCAGGCGCACAAGTCTGGATGAGTCATGGCGACAAGGTTATGATGCTGCCGGAGGGTTTTGAAGTCACCTCAAGCACCGAAGATACCGCTTTCGCTTCGTTCGAAAGCCCGGATCACAGGATTTGCGGGGTTCAGTTTCACCCTGAGGTGGTCCACACTCCGGATGGCGCAACAATACTGCAGAATTTCCTACGAAAAATAGCAGGGCTCAAACCCGATTGGAGCATGGCGTCTTTTATCGAAACAACGTGCGAGCATATTCGAGATCGCGTCGGGGATGCTCACGTGGTCGCGGCTCTGTCCGGCGGAGTTGATTCTTCGGTCATGGTTGTTCTTCTGCACAAAGCCATAGGGGACAAACTGCATCCCATCTTCGTCAACAATGGCTTATTGCGAAAGAATGAAGCGCAAGAAGTACTATCCACTTTTGAGGATCTCGGAGTACAACTGGACTATGTGGACGCAGCCGACCGTTTTCTCGGCCAACTTCGGGGTGTCATCGATCCTGAAAAAAAGCGCAAAATTATCGGCCAGGAGTTCATCCGTATTTTTGAAGAAGAATCCGCACGATTTCCGGACGTCAAATTCCTGGCTCAGGGAACTCTCTATCCGGACGTGATTGAAAGCGTGTCCTTCAAAGGTGGACCTTCGGCTACCATCAAGACCCACCACAACGTGGGCGGTCTTCCGGAACGCATGAACCTTGAGCTGATAGAACCTCTCAGAGAGCTGTTCAAGGACGAAGTCCGATCGTTGGGCGCTGAATTGGGGATTCCGGATTCAATTCTCTGGAGACATCCTTTTCCCGGGCCTGGACTGGCTGTCCGTATTCTTGGTGAAATAACCCCGGAACGTGTGGCAGTGCTTCAGGAAGCGGATGCAATTGCCATCGAGGAGATCCGAAAAGCAGGATTATATCGGAACATCTGGCAGGCTTTTGTCGTCCTGCTGCCCGTTCGTTCCGTGGGCGTCATGGGAGACGAGCGCACGTACGAACATGTTGCAGCTCTCCGAGCTGTTGAAGCAACCGATGGAATGACCGCGGACTGGTATCCCATTCCCCATGAAACGCTGGGAGTGATTTCCAACAGGATCATAAATGAGGTGAGAGGCATCAATCGCGTGGTGTACGACATCTCTTCAAAACCGCCCAGTACTATTGAATGGGAATAA
- a CDS encoding class I SAM-dependent methyltransferase, with protein sequence MHDTATTPTFSFGRNWQEFLKSLSEERVRIAEESLVEFLNVSDLRGKSFLDIGCGSGLFSLAAHRLGAENIVSFDVDPFSVECCRYLRANANRPENWHVLNGSVLDEKFLAGLGEFDIVYSWGVLHHTGHMWDAIQNAAGLVKPGGSYYIAIYNRILNRSGSTSWIHPFWLRIKTIYNRNPAVGKYVFQPLAMAAYIAIVLARLENPVTHIRNYKSHRGMSWKTDATDWLGGYPYEFATVEEVFTFVRKRFPQFNLINLKVTSGRGLNWYLFERRER encoded by the coding sequence ATGCACGACACAGCGACTACACCGACATTTTCCTTTGGACGGAACTGGCAGGAATTTCTCAAGAGCCTCAGCGAAGAGCGGGTGAGGATTGCCGAAGAGTCCCTCGTTGAATTTTTGAATGTCTCGGATCTGCGCGGTAAAAGCTTCCTGGACATCGGCTGCGGAAGTGGACTGTTCTCCCTTGCTGCACACCGTCTTGGCGCCGAAAACATTGTGAGCTTCGATGTAGACCCCTTCAGCGTCGAATGCTGCAGGTACCTGCGTGCAAATGCGAACCGTCCCGAGAACTGGCACGTCTTGAACGGATCGGTACTGGATGAAAAGTTTTTGGCGGGGTTGGGAGAATTCGATATTGTATACTCCTGGGGCGTGCTCCATCACACCGGTCACATGTGGGATGCAATCCAAAATGCCGCGGGGCTCGTCAAGCCGGGCGGTTCCTATTACATTGCCATATACAACCGAATCCTCAATAGAAGTGGTTCCACGTCCTGGATACATCCTTTTTGGCTCAGAATTAAAACCATCTACAACAGAAATCCTGCAGTAGGAAAATACGTATTCCAGCCTCTCGCAATGGCAGCATACATCGCGATAGTGCTCGCCCGGCTGGAAAATCCTGTCACTCATATCAGGAACTACAAATCTCACAGAGGAATGAGCTGGAAGACGGACGCTACGGATTGGCTTGGCGGTTATCCTTATGAGTTCGCTACTGTAGAAGAGGTCTTCACCTTTGTGAGAAAGCGTTTCCCGCAATTCAACCTGATAAACCTGAAAGTCACGAGCGGCAGGGGTTTGAACTGGTATCTTTTTGAGAGGAGAGAGAGGTAA